One Polaribacter reichenbachii genomic window, TAGTAAGTGTTACAGCGTTAAATCAAGCAGGTATTAACACAGATTTGATTACTAATAATTTATCTATTATATTTGCGTCGATTTTAGCAGCTTTTACCATTTCTTTTGGCTTAGGATCTAGAGATATAATAAAGAGACTTTTGTTTGGATATTACTCTAGAAAGAACTTACAAGTAGGAAATAAAATAAAAACTAAAAATTATGAAGGAATTATACAGTCAATTGATAATATTTCAGTAATTTTAAAGGTCGAAAATAAAACAATTATTATTCCTGTAAAGGAAATCGTAGATAACGAGATTGAAGTGTTGCATTAGCAAGACTTAAAATCTGATAGAAAGTTGGGGGACTATCTATCATGCGTGAGTTAATCACAAAAAAAGAGACCGTTTTTTAACGGTCTCTTTCCTTTTATATAATACTATATTCTATTTAGTTTTCTTAAAAAAGACCATTTATTTGTGCATCAATTCTGTCAATAATATATCCTAAATCTTCTTGATTAGAAACAAAATCTAAATTATCTACATCTATTACTAATAGTTTACCTTTTGTGTAAGTAGAAATCCAAGCTTCATAACGCTCATTAAGTCTACTTAAATAATCGATGCTTATAGAGTTTTCGTAATCTCTACCACGTTTATGAATTTGCCCAACTAAGGTAGAAATATCTGCTCTTAAATAAATTAACAAATCTGGTGGTTGTACTAAGTTTTCCATCAACTCAAATAAAGAACTATAATTACCATAATCTCTATTGGTCATTAAACCCATTGCGTGTAAATTTGGTGCAAAAATATGAGCATCTTCGTAAATGGTTCTGTCTTGTATAATGTTTTTACCAGTTTCTCTTAATTCTAAAATTTGTCTAAAACGACTGTTTAAAAAGTAAACCTGTAAATTAAACGACCAGCGTTCCATTTCTCCATAAAAATCATCTAAGTAAGGGTTTTCATCTACAGACTCAAAATGGGGTTTCCAATTAAAATGTTTGGCTAAAAGTTTGGTTAGGGTGGTTTTGCCAGCACCAATATTTCCCGCAATTGCAACGTGCATATACTAAAATTATAAAAATTGAATAGAACTGCTAAATTATAAAAATTAAAGTTTTAAATAGTTAACAAATCAATTTATATCCAAAACCTCTAACATTTAAAATTTGAATGTTGGTGTCTTTCTTTAATTTTTTTCTGAGTTTACTTATAAAAACATCCATACTTCTGGCATTAAAAAAGTCGTTATTACCCCATAATTTGTTTAGAATAAAAGTTCTATCTAAAACTTCGTTTTTCTTTTCAAAGAGATAAAAAAGTAATTGAGCTTCTCTGTGAGTTAAGGTCTCTACAGCATTAGAATGTGCTAATGTTTGTTTGGTGAAATTAAAAATATATTCGCCAATTTTAATTGTTTCAACATTTGTTTTTAATTCAATTCTATTGAGAAGCGCTTTAATTCTAACAATTAGCTCTTCCATAGAGAATGGTTTTTTTAAATAATCATTACCACCAAGATTAAAACCATCTAAAACATCGCTAGTTTGCGATTTTGCTGTTAAAAAAATAATAGGAATTCCTTTGTTTTCTTGCCTTATTTCTTTGGCTAAAGTAAAACCATCTTTTTTAGGCATCATTACATCTAACACTAAAATGTCTGGTTTTTCTGTTTGATAAATTTTGTAAGCTTCTTCGCCATTTTCTGCGTGAAAAACTGTAAAATCTCTAGTTTCTAAGCTTTCTTTTACAATCATTCCTAAACTAGCTTCATCTTCTGCTAAAAGTACTTTTATTTTAGACATTGGGTATGGTTGTTTTAAAAATGGTTTGGTTTTTATCCGAAGAAAGAAAAATACTCCCAAAATGTTTTTCGATGATTTTTTTACAGTAATATAATCCAATTCCAAAACCTTTTACATCGTGCGTATTTCCTTTTGGTACTCTGTAGAATTTATCAAAAATCTTTTCTTGCTGATTTTTTTCAATGCCATTTCCATCATCAGCAATTGTTATTTCTGTTGAGTTTAAAATTGAATTTATATTGATGTCTATTGTGTTTCCACCATATTTTATGGCATTATCAATAAGGTTAGAAATTACATTTTCAAAATGAAAAACATCTACATTTAAATAAATAGGTTGCAAGTTCCATGAAAAGTTAAGTGTTTTTTTGTTTGCTAGTAATTGATGTTTATGCACTAATTTCTCTGTCATTTCTACCACATCAATAGTTTCTTTTTTTAAGAGTAATTGTTCGCTATCTAAAGTTGCGGTTTCTAACAATTTTTCTACCATTTGATGTAATTTTTTTAACTGAATTGATGACATAGAAAGGTATTTTTTTGTTTTTTCTTTATCTTCTAAAACATTAAAATTTTCTATGGCTTCTATGGCTGTAGAAACTGTGGCAATTGGTGTTTTAAATTCGTGTGTAATATTGCTGATTAAGTCGTTTTTTATGGTTGCTAACTCTTTTTGTT contains:
- a CDS encoding deoxynucleoside kinase, translated to MHVAIAGNIGAGKTTLTKLLAKHFNWKPHFESVDENPYLDDFYGEMERWSFNLQVYFLNSRFRQILELRETGKNIIQDRTIYEDAHIFAPNLHAMGLMTNRDYGNYSSLFELMENLVQPPDLLIYLRADISTLVGQIHKRGRDYENSISIDYLSRLNERYEAWISTYTKGKLLVIDVDNLDFVSNQEDLGYIIDRIDAQINGLF
- a CDS encoding response regulator transcription factor, yielding MSKIKVLLAEDEASLGMIVKESLETRDFTVFHAENGEEAYKIYQTEKPDILVLDVMMPKKDGFTLAKEIRQENKGIPIIFLTAKSQTSDVLDGFNLGGNDYLKKPFSMEELIVRIKALLNRIELKTNVETIKIGEYIFNFTKQTLAHSNAVETLTHREAQLLFYLFEKKNEVLDRTFILNKLWGNNDFFNARSMDVFISKLRKKLKKDTNIQILNVRGFGYKLIC